One stretch of Hevea brasiliensis isolate MT/VB/25A 57/8 chromosome 12, ASM3005281v1, whole genome shotgun sequence DNA includes these proteins:
- the LOC110631579 gene encoding protein DA1-like isoform X4: protein MLKICAQKKKKSVILILSYNETQLEEDEQLARALQESLNVESPPWYGYGIGNGNAYQGNVYQPIPVQFPMGYRICAGCSMEIGQGRFLNCLNAFWHPECFRCHACNQPISDYEFSMYGNYRYHKSCYKERYLPKCDVCKCFIPTNPAGLIEYRAHPFWIQKYCPSHEHDGTLRCCSCERMEPQHTGYVALNDGRKLCLECLDSAVMDTNQCQPLYLDIQEFYESLNMRVEQKVPLLLVERQALNEAREGEKNDHYHMPETRGLCLSEEQTVSRVLRRPKFGVENQAMGMVTEPYKLTRRCEVTAILILFGLPRLLTGSILAHEMMHAWMRLKGFQHLSQYVEEGICQVLAHMWLESQLQSGSGSNVASSSASCASKWGTISTFERKLGEFFKHQIESDTSAVYGDGFRIGHQAVQKYGLQRTLDHIRMTGTFPY, encoded by the exons ATGCTAAAGATTTGtgcacaaaagaaaaaaaaatcagtgatacttattttatcat ATAATGAGACTCAGCTGGAAGAAGATGAGCAACTTGCTAGAGCTCTACAAGAGAGCTTGAATGTTGAATCTCCTCCTTGGTACGGATATGGAATTGGAAATGGCAATGCATACCAAGGAAATGTATATCAACCCATCCCAGTTCAGTTTCCAATGGGGTATAG GATTTGTGCTGGTTGTAGTATGGAGATTGGTCAGGGAAGATTTCTAAATTGCCTCAATGCATTTTGGCATCCGGAATGTTTCCGGTGCCATGCCTGCAACCAACCAATTTCTGATTATGAG TTCTCCATGTATGGGAATTACCGTTATCATAAATCTTGCTACAAGGAGCGGTACCTTCCAAAATGTGACGTGTGCAAGTGCTTC ATTCCAACAAACCCTGCTGGTCTTATTGAATATAGGGCACATCCTTTTTGGATCCAGAAATACTGCCCGTCTCATGAACATGATGGTACTCTTCGGTGCTGCAGCTGTGAGCGAATGGAG CCACAACACACAGGATATGTTGCACTTAATGATGGTCGGAAGCTCTGCCTAGAGTGCCTGGACTCTGCAGTCATGGACACGAATCAATGCCAGCCCCTTTACCTTGATATACAAGAATTTTATGAAAGTTTGAATATGAGAGTGGAGCAGAAAGTCCCACTACTCTTGGTTGAGAGGCAAGCTCTGAATGAAGCCCGGGAGGGGGAAAAGAAT GACCATTATCATATGCCAGAAACCAGAGGACTTTGCCTTTCTGAGGAACAAACAGTCAGCAGG GTATTAAGGCGGCCAAAGTTTGGGGTAGAAAACCAAGCCATGGGAATGGTAACAGAGCCTTACAAATTGACACGTCGTTGTGAGGTGACAGCAATTCTTATACTGTTTGGCCTCCCAAG GTTGCTTACTGGGTCAATCCTGGCTCATGAGATGATGCACGCATGGATGCGACTTAAAG GTTTCCAACATCTCAGTCAATATGTTGAAGAGGGCATTTGTCAGGTGCTTGCACACATGTGGTTAGAGTCACAGCTTCAATCTGGCTCAGGCAGCAATGTTGCTTCATCCTCTGCTTCTTGTGCTTCAAAATGGGGTACAATATCTACATTTGAGAGGAAGCTTGGGGAATTTTTTAAGCATCAAATTGAATCAGACACTTCTGCAGTTTATGGAGATGGATTCAGAATAGGCCACCAAGCAGTGCAAAAATATGGCCTTCAACGGACACTTGACCATATTCGAATGACAGGAACATTTCCATATTGA
- the LOC110631593 gene encoding uncharacterized protein LOC110631593 gives MASGFGESTSRPPQNPPFSSNNTNGDAGNFECNICFDLAQDPIVTLCGHLFCWPCLYKWLHFHSQSKECPVCKALVQEEKLVPLYGRGKTSTDPRSKSIPGVNIPNRPAGQRPETAPPPEPNHFAQRGFGFMGGLGGFAPMATARFGNFTLSAAFGGLIPSLFNLQLYGFPDAVMYGAAAGFPYGFSNSFHGGHAYGYPQHQGQGQQDYYLKRLLLFIGFCVLLALIWQ, from the coding sequence ATGGCAAGTGGGTTTGGGGAATCAACAAGCAGGCCACCCCAAAACCCCCCATTTTCTAGCAACAACACTAATGGTGACGCTGGTAACTTTGAATGCAATATTTGCTTTGACTTAGCTCAAGACCCCATAGTAACTTTGTGTGGCCATCTTTTCTGCTGGCCTTGTCTTTACAAATGGCTCCACTTTCACTCACAATCTAAGGAATGCCCCGTTTGTAAGGCTTTGGTCCAGGAGGAGAAATTGGTTCCCCTATATGGTAGGGGTAAAACGTCAACTGATCCTAGATCAAAGTCAATACCTGGTGTTAACATTCCTAACCGCCCAGCCGGGCAGAGGCCTGAAACAGCCCCTCCACCAGAACCAAATCATTTTGCCCAACGTGGATTTGGATTCATGGGAGGGTTAGGAGGATTTGCACCAATGGCAACAGCTAGGTTTGGGAATTTTACATTGTCTGCAGCTTTTGGTGGTCTCATCCCTTCACTTTTTAACCTTCAGTTGTATGGATTTCCTGATGCTGTCATGTATGGTGCGGCTGCTGGCTTTCCATATGGGTTCTCTAATTCTTTTCATGGCGGCCATGCATATGGATATCCTCAGCACCAGGGGCAAGGACAGCAAGATTATTATCTGAAGAGGCTACTTTTGTTTATTGGTTTTTGTGTTCTTCTTGCTCTCATTTGGCAATAG
- the LOC110631591 gene encoding probable galacturonosyltransferase-like 1: MLRLLTLELLLAFLVLIFSHPLTNNAATATAITQQFKEAPQFYNSPDCPSFDQDEIDSESDGDSTIFCSDKAVHVAMTLDAAYIRGSMAAVLSVLQHSSCPQNIAFHFVASASANSSLLRNTISSSFPYLKFRVYTFDDASVSRLISTSIRSALDCPLNYARSYLANILPICVRRVVYLDSDLVLVDDIAKLAATPLGEKSILAAPEYCNANFTSYFTPTFWSNPSLSLTFADRKACYFNTGVMVIDLNRWRAGDYTTKIEEWMELQKRMRIYELGSLPPFLLVFAGNIVPVDHRWNQHGLGGDNFRGLCRDLHPGPVSLLHWSGKGKPWARLDANRPCPLDALWAPYDLLQTPFALDS, from the coding sequence ATGCTTAGACTCCTCACACTTGAACTACTCCTTGCCTTTCTCGTCCTAATTTTCTCTCACCCTTTAACTAATAATGCTGCCACAGCCACCGCCAttactcaacaattcaaagaagCTCCACAGTTCTATAACTCCCCAGATTGTCCTTCATTTGATCAAGATGAGATTGATTCAGAATCAGACGGTGATAGCACCATCTTTTGCTCCGATAAAGCAGTCCACGTTGCAATGACTCTTGATGCAGCATATATACGAGGCTCCATGGCAGCAGTTCTCTCTGTTCTTCAACACTCTTCTTGTCCCCAAAATATTGCTTTCCATTTCGTAGCTTCCGCCTCTGCCAACTCCTCTCTCCTACGCAACACCATCTCCTCCTCCTTCCCTTATCTCAAATTCCGAGTTTACACATTCGATGACGCGTCCGTGTCAAGACTCATCTCCACGTCTATCCGTTCTGCTCTAGATTGCCCGCTAAATTATGCTCGAAGCTACTTGGCCAATATCCTCCCTATATGCGTTCGCCGAGTCGTCTACCTTGACTCAGACCTCGTCCTCGTCGATGACATTGCCAAGCTCGCCGCTACTCCACTGGGTGAAAAGTCTATTCTTGCAGCTCCTGAGTATTGCAATGCGAATTTCACTTCTTATTTCACACCAACTTTCTGGTCTAACCCTTCTCTATCGCTCACATTTGCGGATAGAAAAGCTTGTTACTTTAATACTGGAGTTATGGTCATCGATCTCAATCGATGGAGGGCAGGGGACTACACTACCAAGATTGAGGAGTGGATGGAACTGCAGAAGAGAATGAGAATATACGAACTGGGTTCGTTGCCGCCATTCTTGTTGGTTTTTGCAGGGAATATTGTGCCTGTTGATCACCGTTGGAACCAGCACGGGCTCGGTGGTGATAATTTTAGAGGTCTCTGCAGGGATTTACATCCGGGTCCGGTTAGTCTCTTGCACTGGAGCGGTAAAGGGAAGCCATGGGCTAGACTCGACGCTAATCGACCATGTCCTTTGGATGCTCTGTGGGCTCCATACGATCTCTTGCAGACTCCATTTGCGTTGGATTCTTGA
- the LOC110631600 gene encoding probable calcium-binding protein CML41 yields MANTSVSKPSKWLPSSRGFKLISLHCIGSKPRSSHSKQSRPPKEEELQIVFRHFDSDGDGKISSEELGAYFTSVGVSMSPENVQRVIKDFDTDGDNLLEFNDFARLVEGDNSIDDDLRRAFEVFEGDDKGGGCITARGLQGAFNRLGEAKSLEECVAMIRVFDLDGNGVLDFHEFHKMMT; encoded by the coding sequence ATGGCAAATACTAGCGTATCCAAGCCTTCTAAATGGCTCCCCAGCAGCCGAGGTTTCAAGCTAATAAGTCTCCATTGCATTGGCTCAAAACCCAGATCTTCTCACTCAAAACAATCCAGGCCCCCAAAAGAAGAAGAGCTTCAGATAGTTTTTCGTCACTTCGATAGCGATGGAGATGGCAAGATTTCAAGCGAGGAACTTGGTGCTTATTTCACATCCGTAGGAGTGTCCATGTCACCTGAAAACGTTCAAAGAGTCATCAAAGATTTCGACACTGATGGCGACAACTTGCTGGAATTTAATGACTTCGCTCGATTGGTTGAAGGAGACAACAGCATTGATGATGATCTTAGAAGGGCTTTCGAGGTGTTTGAAGGAGACGATAAGGGTGGTGGGTGCATTACAGCAAGAGGGTTACAAGGGGCATTTAATCGTTTAGGAGAAGCAAAGTCTCTTGAAGAATGTGTAGCTATGATTAGAGTATTTGATCTCGATGGCAATGGCGTACTTGATTTTCATGAATTCCACAAAATGATGACTTGA
- the LOC110631603 gene encoding lysM domain receptor-like kinase 4: MDQFFLGLLILSFLISSTTFAQQNYSANSALDCDSSDETGPSPAFLYTCNGQNKSCDAFLIFKSQPSYDAVPTISNLTSANKDELGRINNVTKFSKFPSNKEVIVPVHCSCLAQYYQANTTFQATSDNTTYYVVASQTYEGLSTCAALKRANEYGEFDLGFGVELQVPLRCACPTSTQIRSGMNYLLTYPLTIGDTVDNIAERFNTSAKSIIYANELEENSIIYPDTTILVPLQTKPTSSNTIIHEDPPNVSRPSASSPGDRTSKRELYEWIGIAAACSLLFLSIILAILLLLCKRRKNEVLETSHETEHALPKDLRIEIASVEQVLKVFGLDEVKKATENFSSKHRINGSVYWGEFGGEILAVKKMKRDVSKEVSILQRINHFNLIKLHGFCENLGCFYLVFEYMKNGSLREWLSDERSENNGSWSKRIQIALDVANGLYYLHSFTEPACVHNNIKSSNILLDSNLRAKIANFGHARAATRGTTTNAALTKRVEGTRGYMAPEYVQAGQVTPKIDVYAFGVVLLELITGKDAVFVQDGRETPLSTATVSILKKENAEAELALFINPSFLGSHEIKLALRLARVSLACLTHEPERRPGMGEVVSTLLKIQAGLENTKSLEVDSVDVETPQWRSSIGSTDWRAEAISK; this comes from the coding sequence ATGGATCAGTTCTTTCTTGGCTTACTCATTCTCAGCTTCCTCATTTCTTCTACTACTTTTGCTCAACAGAACTACTCAGCTAATTCTGCACTGGACTGCGACAGCAGTGATGAGACTGGACCATCTCCTGCATTTCTCTACACTTGCAATGGCCAAAACAAATCTTGTGATGCCTTTCTCATCTTCAAATCTCAACCTTCTTATGACGCGGTGCCTACTATCTCAAACCTCACATCTGCGAACAAAGACGAGCTTGGAAGAATCAACAATGTTACGAAGTTTTCAAAGTTCCCTTCCAACAAAGAGGTAATAGTTCCTGTGCATTGCTCTTGTTTAGCCCAATACTACCAAGCCAACACTACATTTCAAGCCACGAGTGACAATACTACGTATTACGTTGTAGCAAGTCAAACTTATGAGGGTCTTTCTACTTGTGCTGCTCTTAAGAGAGCTAATGAATATGGTGAGTTTGATTTGGGGTTTGGTGTGGAACTGCAAGTACCACTAAGATGTGCCTGTCCTACCTCAACCCAAATTAGGAGTGGTATGAATTATCTACTTACTTATCCTCTTACCATTGGCGATACTGTTGATAATATAGCTGAAAGATTCAATACAAGTGCAAAAAGTATAATTTATGCAAATGAGTTGGAAGAGAATTCAATTATTTATCCAGACACAACGATTCTAGTACctttgcaaactaaacctacaAGTTCAAACACCATAATTCACGAAGACCCACCAAATGTTTCACGTCCTTCGGCTTCTAGTCCTGGAGACAGAACATCCAAGAGGGAACTATATGAATGGATTGGGATTGCAGCAGCTTGTTCGTTGCTATTCCTCAGTATCATTCTAGCCATTCTCCTTCTGCTTTGCAAAAGGAGAAAAAACGAGGTTCTTGAGACCAGTCATGAAACAGAACATGCATTGCCGAAAGATCTTCGTATTGAGATTGCAAGCGTTGAGCAAGTTTTGAAAGTTTTTGGACTTGACGAGGTGAAGAAAGCCACTGAGAATTTCAGTTCCAAGCATAGAATAAATGGTTCTGTCTACTGGGGAGAATTTGGTGGAGAGATTTTAGCTGTCAAGAAGATGAAAAGAGATGTATCAAAGGAAGTGAGCATTTTGCAGAGGATCAACCATTTCAATTTGATTAAGCTTCATGGCTTTTGCGAGAATCTGGGTTGTTTCTATCTTGTTTTTGAATATATGAAAAATGGTTCTCTACGAGAATGGTTGTCGGATGAAAGGTCTGAAAATAATGGAAGTTGGAGTAAGAGGATTCAGATTGCTCTGGATGTTGCTAATGGACTCTACTATCTTCACAGCTTTACTGAACCTGCCTGCGTGCACAACAACATTAAGAGCAGCAACATTCTTTTAGACAGCAACTTAAGGGCCAAGATTGCAAATTTCGGTCATGCAAGAGCAGCAACAAGGGGAACAACAACAAATGCTGCCCTGACGAAACGCGTTGAAGGGACTAGAGGTTACATGGCTCCTGAGTATGTACAGGCAGGTCAAGTAACTCCCAAGATTGATGTATATGCTTTCGGAGTCGTGCTCCTGGAACTGATCACAGGAAAAGATGCTGTTTTTGTACAGGATGGAAGGGAAACACCACTTTCAACAGCAACAGTTTCTATTCTGAAGAAGGAAAATGCAGAAGCTGAACTAGCTTTGTTCATTAATCCTAGTTTCCTTGGGAGTCATGAGATTAAATTGGCTCTACGCCTGGCTAGAGTAAGCTTAGCCTGCTTGACGCACGAACCAGAAAGGAGACCGGGCATGGGGGAAGTGGTGTCAACGCTGTTAAAGATTCAGGCAGGTTTGGAGAATACAAAATCACTGGAAGTTGACTCTGTTGATGTAGAAACTCCACAATGGCGTTCATCAATAGGTTCAACTGATTGGAGAGCTGAAGCTATTTCGaaataa